Genomic segment of Synergistaceae bacterium:
GGTGTGGTCAGGGCACTGACGTCCACTCTCTGGACGAGTCCTGGTCGATTAGAGATGTTCTGCGCCAGCCGCAGGGGAACGAAGGCCTGGTCGTCTTCTTTGCCGCCGCTATAAAACACCGCTCGCACCGTCAAAGTCTCGTTTCGGCCATTGGCGGCAACCTGAAAGGCGTCTCCTATTTTCAAACCCAACTTCTCCGCCAGATTTTGCCCCAGCATAGCGCCATCGTCGTCATCGCGCGCCCACTCCCCGGTCACGTCCCACCAGGATTTCAAGCGTTTTATGCCCGTGTCCACAGTCTCACCCGTGGGCAGGTCCAGGTGTTTGTCGAACCAGGTTCCCACCAGAGTAACCATTTGACCGTCGGACAGGACCGGCGTCTCCAAAAAAGGAGCGAAGTCCACGATGTTGAAAGCCCAGAAGATCATTTTCATCTTGACTAGTTCGTCCTCAGGCAAATATTTTTGTGAGTTTAACGCGCCCGACAGTTTTTCTGGAAACTCCTCGTCTTCGACGTCCTCCACGCCGTAGAGCTCGCTCAGAAGCGCCGTCTCTCTGGGAACGACGCTCAGGTTCGCTCCGTAGGTTTTCAGCTCCTGATTGACCTTGTCGCCCACGTCCATCATAACGCCCAACATCGCTGTCGCCAGCGAGACACCCAGGGCCATCGTGAACGCGATCATTGACAATTTGCCTTTTTGGCGCATCAAAGCGCCCTTTAACATTTGCGTAAACATAGATTCGACCGCCTTATGAATTAAATAAAAGGCCTAAAGTAAAAGGCCTAAAGTAAAAAGCCTAAAGTGAAAGGCCTAAATAAATAGGAGAGACCCACAATTTGCGTCAATCTTATCTGAACCTTCTTTTCTCCGCCTCCAGGGCCGAGGTCTCAATGACGAGACTGCCGCTCTCAATGACGTACTTCAGAGGTACGGGGTTGCAGCCTCCCGCGAAGCCGATCGTCGAGATGTTCATCACCACGTCGCACAAAATACAAATGACCTGGTCCTTGCGCTGATAATAGCCCGTCGCCCCACAGACATCGCAGGCATCCAAACCCACCCCGTAAGCCACGTCACTTTTGCGGATAACAATGTAACGAACCTCAGTGCCGTCCGAGGTTTTATACATAAAACGATAGAGTTTTCCATCGTTTACATTCTCGAGGGGAATGATAATTCTACCTTCCGTGGCGAGAAGCTCTACGGGAGGGGAAAGTTCGACCGTGCGGTTGGCGTAACTCTGCCCCACGG
This window contains:
- a CDS encoding ABC transporter permease; this translates as MFTQMLKGALMRQKGKLSMIAFTMALGVSLATAMLGVMMDVGDKVNQELKTYGANLSVVPRETALLSELYGVEDVEDEEFPEKLSGALNSQKYLPEDELVKMKMIFWAFNIVDFAPFLETPVLSDGQMVTLVGTWFDKHLDLPTGETVDTGIKRLKSWWDVTGEWARDDDDGAMLGQNLAEKLGLKIGDAFQVAANGRNETLTVRAVFYSGGKEDDQAFVPLRLAQNISNRPGLVQRVDVSALTTPENDLARRAAQNPKSLSPKEWDTWYCTAYISSIAYQIEEAIPGSRAKPVLQVAESEGAILQKTQLLMLLLTVLSLVCSALAISNLVTASVMERSSEIGLLKAIGATGAAVALLILTEIVLTSMLGGTAGYFVGLGFAQVIGRTVFGSAIAVKGLVVPMVTLLVLLVTLLGSLPAIRMLLSLRPTEVLHGR